The Erythrobacter sp. JK5 genome includes a region encoding these proteins:
- a CDS encoding transcriptional regulator gives MNAPVTHWTPLRSSAPNVFDAEACATFAAHYPEGPHRLRHALDRHPLLDIDALADLAERLPQSSVEYNRGDLPIGVDGKPGGTGLSIAETIRRVHEANSWAVLKNVEQVPSYQALLHDLLGELKDEIEAKTGPMLTPQGFVFISSPNAVTPYHFDPEHNILLQVAGSKVMTQFAAGDPRFAPDEMHESYHSGGPRELTWRDEFDVHGCEYPLGPGDAVYVPVMAPHFVRNGQDSSISLSITWRSGWSYNESDARGFNHLLRQRGFAPAAPRRWPAQNRARAYAFRALRRLGLAG, from the coding sequence ATGAACGCCCCTGTCACGCATTGGACGCCGCTGCGATCCTCCGCGCCCAACGTGTTCGATGCCGAGGCGTGCGCAACCTTCGCCGCCCATTACCCCGAAGGACCGCACCGGCTTCGCCATGCGCTCGACCGGCATCCCTTGCTCGACATCGATGCGCTCGCCGATCTTGCCGAGCGGCTTCCGCAATCGAGCGTCGAATACAATCGCGGCGACCTGCCGATCGGGGTCGACGGCAAGCCGGGCGGCACGGGGCTATCGATCGCCGAAACCATCCGCCGGGTGCACGAAGCGAACAGCTGGGCGGTGCTCAAGAACGTCGAGCAGGTGCCCTCGTATCAGGCACTGCTGCACGATTTGCTGGGCGAGTTGAAGGACGAGATCGAAGCGAAGACCGGACCGATGCTGACCCCGCAGGGCTTCGTCTTCATCTCCAGTCCGAACGCCGTAACCCCATACCATTTCGACCCCGAACACAACATCCTGCTGCAGGTCGCAGGGTCGAAAGTGATGACACAGTTTGCCGCCGGCGATCCGCGCTTCGCGCCCGACGAAATGCACGAAAGCTACCATTCCGGCGGACCGCGCGAGTTGACCTGGCGCGACGAGTTCGACGTGCATGGCTGCGAATATCCGCTCGGCCCCGGCGATGCAGTATACGTGCCGGTCATGGCTCCGCATTTCGTGCGCAACGGCCAGGACTCCTCGATCTCCCTGTCGATCACCTGGCGCTCTGGCTGGAGCTACAACGAAAGCGATGCGCGCGGATTCAACCACCTGCTGCGCCAGCGCGGATTCGCCCCCGCCGCGCCCCGGCGCTGGCCCGCGCAAAACCGCGCTCGCGCCTACGCCTTTCGCGCGCTGCGCAGGCTCGGCCTGGCCGGCTGA